CTCGACGAGCTCAACCAGCTTTTCTGGCAGTGGCTCGAAGAGGACTACCACCGCCGGGTGCATTCCTCCCTGGGGATGAGTCCGCTGGACAAGTACCTATCCCAGATCCAGACGGTCAGGGTGATTGATGATCCGGATGCGGTCCGGCGGCTCTTTATGAAACGGGAGCAGCGGCGGGTGAACAATGACGGCACCATCTCCATCCATGGCAAGACCTTCGAGGTTCCCTGCGCCCTGATCGGCAAGAGAGTGGAGGCGCGCTTCGACGACTACCTTGAGGAGATCCTCATCTACGATGGAGACATTCAGGTTGGCAAGGCCAAGCCGGTGAGCCTTGCAGACAACGCCCTGGTCAGGAGGGAGAAGGGCGGCAAGGAAGACCGGCAGCCGCTCTCCTTCCACGAGGCCCTGAAGCGAAGGGAGGAGGATT
This Bacillota bacterium DNA region includes the following protein-coding sequences:
- a CDS encoding Mu transposase C-terminal domain-containing protein yields the protein LDELNQLFWQWLEEDYHRRVHSSLGMSPLDKYLSQIQTVRVIDDPDAVRRLFMKREQRRVNNDGTISIHGKTFEVPCALIGKRVEARFDDYLEEILIYDGDIQVGKAKPVSLADNALVRREKGGKEDRQPLSFHEALKRREED